A stretch of Spirosoma oryzicola DNA encodes these proteins:
- a CDS encoding TCR/Tet family MFS transporter yields MRNRTAPALVFIFITLLIDVTGLGIIIPVFPKLIEQLIHGNISQAAHWGGLLTSSYALVQFLFSPVLGGLSDRFGRRPVLLFSLFGFGLDYILQGFAPTIGWLFLGRIVAGITGASFTTATAYIADISPPEKRAQNFGLVGAAFGVGFILGPALGGFLGQFGPRVPFFVSAGLTLLNFLYGFFILPESLAPEKRRPFEWRRANPISSLMRLGKYPVILGLVASLVLIYIAGFAVQGTWTFYTMEKFKWDEKTVGLSLAAIGVSFAIVQGGLSRIIIPKLGQQRSVYVGMLFSAIGFALFALANQSWMMFAFMAVYAMGGIAGPSVQGIISNQVPDNEQGELQGALTSLTSTTSIFGPFIMTNLFSYFTSANAPVYLPGAPFLLGSVLILISAVLARRGLNRSRVAVS; encoded by the coding sequence ATGAGAAACCGCACAGCGCCAGCCCTCGTCTTTATTTTCATCACGCTTCTCATCGACGTAACGGGACTGGGTATTATCATCCCTGTTTTTCCAAAACTGATTGAGCAACTTATTCACGGCAACATCAGTCAGGCAGCCCATTGGGGTGGATTGCTTACATCCTCTTACGCCCTGGTGCAGTTTCTTTTCTCTCCGGTTCTCGGCGGACTGAGCGACCGTTTTGGCCGTCGGCCTGTGCTGCTGTTCTCGCTCTTTGGCTTCGGTCTTGATTATATTCTGCAAGGCTTTGCTCCTACTATTGGCTGGTTGTTTTTGGGGCGAATCGTCGCGGGTATTACCGGAGCCAGTTTTACCACGGCCACGGCTTACATTGCCGATATTAGTCCACCCGAAAAACGAGCGCAGAATTTTGGATTGGTTGGCGCAGCTTTTGGCGTCGGTTTCATCCTGGGTCCGGCACTCGGTGGTTTCCTGGGGCAGTTTGGTCCACGCGTACCTTTTTTCGTGTCAGCCGGGTTGACCCTGCTTAATTTCTTGTACGGCTTTTTTATCCTTCCAGAATCGCTGGCTCCCGAAAAGCGCCGACCGTTCGAATGGCGACGCGCTAATCCCATAAGCTCGCTGATGCGGTTGGGAAAGTATCCCGTTATTCTGGGTTTGGTTGCATCGCTGGTGTTGATTTACATCGCCGGATTTGCCGTACAAGGTACCTGGACATTCTACACGATGGAAAAATTCAAGTGGGATGAAAAAACGGTCGGCTTATCCCTGGCCGCGATTGGCGTATCGTTCGCGATCGTACAGGGTGGGCTAAGTCGAATTATCATTCCTAAGCTAGGCCAGCAGCGCTCTGTGTACGTGGGGATGCTGTTCAGTGCTATTGGGTTTGCCTTGTTTGCCCTTGCCAACCAAAGCTGGATGATGTTTGCTTTCATGGCGGTGTATGCCATGGGCGGTATTGCCGGGCCATCTGTTCAAGGCATCATTTCCAATCAGGTTCCTGATAATGAACAGGGCGAGCTTCAGGGGGCTTTAACGAGCCTAACCAGCACAACGTCGATTTTCGGTCCGTTTATTATGACGAACCTGTTTTCGTACTTCACGTCGGCCAATGCTCCTGTTTACCTTCCGGGAGCCCCATTCCTACTAGGCTCCGTGTTGATTCTTATCAGTGCTGTTCTGGCCCGCCGTGGTTTGAATCGGTCACGGGTCGCGGTTAGTTAA
- the dnaN gene encoding DNA polymerase III subunit beta — MKFIVSSSVLLKNLQNINGVVATNPIVPILENFLFRIEDGTLTITASDLQTTMTTQIPVESSENGAIAIPAKLLLDTLRSLPEQPVTVNIDTETFGTEILTDNGRYKLSGENPIDFPKLPTVSKNMSVEIPSDVLLGAINNTVFATSTDDLRPAMTGVYLQLSPDNATFVATDGHRLIRYRRTDLGASASTSTIVPRKALQLLKASLPDNVPVTAEFSQANASFTFGGNGHPTTQLICRLIDERFPDYENAIPTNNPNVMTIGRTDLLNSLKRIMIYANRTTHQIRLSLKANSLTISAEDLDYSNEANEKLLCEYDGDSMEIGFNAKLMAEVLSNLSAKMISLELSAPNRAGLLIPADREENEDILMLVMPVMLNTYA, encoded by the coding sequence ATGAAATTTATCGTTTCTTCGTCCGTACTGCTAAAAAACCTTCAGAATATTAACGGCGTCGTGGCGACCAACCCGATTGTGCCGATCCTCGAAAATTTCCTGTTCCGTATTGAAGACGGCACGCTGACCATAACGGCTTCGGACCTGCAAACAACCATGACAACGCAGATTCCGGTTGAGTCATCGGAGAACGGGGCCATTGCGATTCCAGCTAAGTTGCTGCTCGATACGCTCCGTAGCCTTCCGGAACAGCCCGTAACGGTCAATATCGATACCGAGACGTTTGGTACCGAAATCCTGACGGATAATGGACGCTATAAGCTTTCGGGCGAAAACCCGATTGACTTCCCGAAACTACCAACGGTCAGCAAAAACATGTCGGTCGAAATTCCGTCCGATGTACTGCTGGGTGCGATCAACAACACGGTCTTCGCGACCAGCACCGACGATCTTCGCCCGGCAATGACGGGGGTTTATCTGCAACTCAGTCCTGACAACGCAACGTTCGTGGCTACGGATGGACACCGGCTTATCCGCTACCGTCGGACTGATCTGGGCGCGTCGGCCAGCACCTCGACCATTGTTCCCCGCAAAGCACTGCAACTGCTGAAAGCATCGTTGCCCGACAACGTTCCTGTTACGGCAGAATTCAGCCAGGCGAATGCATCGTTTACGTTTGGTGGCAACGGCCATCCGACTACGCAACTGATCTGCCGGTTGATCGACGAGCGATTCCCGGATTACGAAAACGCGATCCCGACGAATAATCCGAACGTGATGACCATCGGTCGGACCGATCTGTTAAATTCGTTGAAGCGAATCATGATCTACGCGAACCGGACAACGCACCAGATTCGGCTGTCGCTCAAGGCCAACTCGCTGACGATCTCTGCCGAAGATCTGGATTACTCGAACGAAGCGAACGAAAAGCTTCTGTGCGAATACGATGGCGATTCGATGGAAATTGGCTTCAACGCCAAACTGATGGCCGAAGTGTTGAGCAACCTCAGCGCTAAAATGATTTCGCTGGAGCTGTCAGCACCAAACCGGGCTGGATTGCTTATTCCGGCTGATCGGGAAGAAAACGAGGACATCCTGATGCTGGTAATGCCAGTTATGTTGAATACATACGCTTAG
- a CDS encoding DUF6044 family protein has protein sequence MFSRSPSSVRLSTEKNYLLGAAGLLLFYILPYVWLGEGAYITIHDNLDSDFLYLYLLKITRTAFDFNLDTLIPNAMSGGPFTGIPRSAFRTGLNLEVLSFWLLPPYVAQVVNFVAVHIIGFVGMYLLLRKHSLPEPHWAFTRVAIAFLFALVPCYTVHGASVSGQPLLLFAFLNLLTRTSRWTDWLIILLFPFYSFFVWAGLFICVVLGGIGLAGMAIQRTINWPYIIGLALLSVTYLASEWELIYAFIHQTYVSERVAFDYSQLRSMRVLDSLRRSADLFVWPMFNTGAFLTVGILAVAGVGAWRAYGRRNYRAVWWLVGLPIVAGIFCLIHGFYHYLVVWLGNSPLGMKFRVFQFDRFYFLLPTLWFCLFALALRQFGANGRWNRFVLAGQLLLMIVANKEWCINVGKLTGSVTEAQYPSFRAFFAEKQFAQIRQYINRPQADYRVICLGMHPSVAQFNGFYTLDSYQNNYPLPYKYAFRKIIATELAKGTRQMRVYYDAYACRVYLYTAELGMNYLFGKTQNQSVRNLQINTNALKALDGAYVVSAVPIRNSAANHLRLARVFDEPESYWRIWLYRVM, from the coding sequence ATGTTTTCCCGTTCACCTTCGTCTGTTCGTTTATCTACCGAAAAAAACTACCTGCTTGGCGCGGCTGGCTTGTTGCTGTTTTATATACTTCCGTATGTCTGGCTCGGCGAAGGTGCTTACATAACGATCCACGACAACCTGGACAGCGATTTTCTGTACCTGTACCTGCTCAAGATCACCCGTACTGCTTTCGACTTCAACCTGGACACGCTTATTCCCAACGCGATGAGTGGCGGCCCATTCACCGGCATTCCTCGTTCGGCCTTCCGTACGGGTCTGAATCTGGAAGTGCTGTCGTTCTGGCTCCTACCGCCGTATGTCGCGCAGGTTGTCAACTTTGTAGCGGTGCACATCATTGGCTTCGTGGGTATGTACCTGTTGCTCAGAAAACATAGTTTACCTGAACCGCACTGGGCGTTTACGCGGGTAGCCATCGCTTTTCTGTTCGCGCTGGTGCCGTGCTACACCGTACATGGCGCATCCGTCAGTGGACAACCGCTGCTTCTGTTCGCTTTTCTGAACTTACTGACCCGCACCAGCCGCTGGACCGATTGGCTTATTATTCTCCTGTTTCCTTTTTACTCGTTCTTTGTCTGGGCGGGACTATTCATCTGCGTAGTCCTGGGCGGCATCGGTCTGGCAGGGATGGCCATCCAGCGGACGATCAACTGGCCGTATATCATTGGTTTAGCGTTGCTTTCTGTAACGTATCTGGCCAGCGAATGGGAGTTAATCTACGCGTTTATCCATCAAACCTACGTCTCCGAACGCGTTGCGTTTGATTATTCGCAACTACGCTCCATGCGTGTCCTGGATAGTCTGCGCCGAAGTGCCGATCTGTTCGTCTGGCCGATGTTTAATACGGGTGCTTTCCTGACAGTAGGTATTCTGGCGGTAGCAGGCGTCGGTGCCTGGCGTGCCTACGGGCGAAGGAATTACCGGGCGGTCTGGTGGCTGGTAGGCTTACCGATTGTTGCGGGCATTTTCTGCCTGATCCACGGCTTTTATCATTACCTCGTCGTCTGGCTGGGCAACAGCCCGCTCGGTATGAAGTTCCGGGTATTTCAGTTCGACCGTTTTTATTTTCTGCTGCCGACGCTTTGGTTTTGCCTTTTCGCGCTGGCTCTCCGACAATTCGGGGCCAACGGACGCTGGAATCGTTTTGTTCTGGCCGGTCAGCTTTTATTAATGATCGTTGCTAATAAAGAGTGGTGTATCAATGTCGGTAAACTGACGGGCTCTGTCACCGAAGCGCAGTATCCATCCTTCCGGGCGTTTTTCGCCGAAAAGCAATTTGCGCAGATCCGCCAGTACATCAACCGGCCGCAAGCGGACTACCGGGTCATTTGTTTGGGGATGCACCCTTCTGTGGCCCAGTTCAACGGTTTTTACACTTTGGACAGCTATCAGAATAACTACCCATTGCCTTACAAGTACGCGTTTCGCAAAATTATCGCGACCGAGTTGGCCAAAGGAACCCGCCAGATGCGCGTGTACTACGACGCTTACGCTTGTCGCGTTTACCTTTATACCGCCGAATTGGGCATGAACTACCTGTTCGGAAAAACGCAGAACCAATCCGTTCGGAACCTTCAAATCAATACGAATGCGCTCAAGGCACTGGATGGAGCCTATGTTGTGTCCGCTGTGCCCATCCGCAATTCAGCCGCAAACCATTTACGGCTGGCCAGGGTATTCGATGAGCCGGAAAGCTACTGGCGGATTTGGTTGTACCGGGTCATGTAG
- a CDS encoding M28 family peptidase, with protein sequence MQTYSLATLVAGVLLTSASVQAQTRPAKPATARTKTSSTTNLPEFSMSRAEIEAHTRFLASDELMGRRTGEPGNQVAARYIAEQFRKLGLKTPPGQTDYLQPISFEKVKAATSGTLTLGNDSLRLGKELAVMSGGPTNVSGEVIYVGYGLTDGEDGYKGRDVKGRIVVVQGGSPEAKGPGEIFRASAEKRKLASQKGAAALIELYSESIPWGFVNQYFSREQISVPIEGSNGAAMAHVWVNNANNQYKQLKEAGQTVTLRTSGRPRSAAPSANVAGIIEGTDPKLKNEYVILSAHFDHVGVGKQGGSAYQPSDSIFNGTRDNAFGTVSVLEAAKALSQQRPKRSILVLALTGEEVGLLGSRYYAEHPLVPLKQTVFDLNTDGAGYNDTTIVSVIGLERTGARAEIETAAKTFGLGVFAEPAPEQGLFDRSDNVSFAAKGIPSPTFSPGFKAFDEAIGKYYHQAIDNPESLDYGYVHKFCQAFAYAARLVADRPTRPQWSAGDKYEAAGKALYGQ encoded by the coding sequence ATGCAAACATATTCTTTGGCAACTTTAGTGGCAGGGGTTCTGCTAACGTCTGCATCCGTGCAGGCACAGACCCGACCCGCTAAACCAGCAACTGCGCGTACTAAGACATCATCAACCACAAACCTTCCCGAATTTTCAATGTCACGGGCGGAAATCGAGGCTCATACGCGATTTTTGGCTTCCGACGAACTGATGGGCCGTCGTACGGGCGAACCGGGTAATCAGGTGGCGGCTCGGTACATCGCTGAACAATTTAGAAAGCTTGGTTTGAAAACCCCTCCCGGCCAGACGGATTACCTTCAGCCAATTAGCTTCGAAAAAGTAAAGGCGGCTACGAGTGGTACGCTGACGTTAGGTAACGATTCGCTTCGGTTAGGCAAAGAATTGGCCGTTATGTCGGGTGGTCCAACCAATGTATCGGGTGAGGTTATCTACGTAGGGTACGGCCTGACCGATGGTGAAGACGGCTACAAAGGACGTGACGTGAAAGGACGGATTGTGGTTGTACAAGGCGGTTCGCCGGAAGCGAAGGGACCGGGTGAAATCTTCCGGGCGTCGGCAGAAAAGCGGAAACTGGCTTCCCAAAAAGGAGCCGCTGCCTTGATCGAACTGTACAGCGAGTCAATTCCGTGGGGATTTGTGAACCAATATTTCAGCCGGGAGCAGATTTCAGTACCCATCGAGGGTAGCAACGGCGCAGCAATGGCTCATGTCTGGGTAAACAACGCCAACAATCAGTACAAGCAACTGAAAGAAGCCGGGCAAACCGTTACGCTACGTACCTCGGGTCGCCCACGGTCGGCTGCGCCATCGGCTAACGTAGCCGGTATTATCGAAGGAACCGATCCAAAGCTAAAGAATGAATATGTCATTCTGTCGGCCCATTTCGACCATGTCGGTGTGGGTAAGCAGGGGGGCAGTGCGTATCAACCCAGCGATAGTATCTTCAACGGAACACGGGACAATGCCTTCGGAACGGTTTCTGTTCTGGAAGCGGCCAAGGCACTCTCGCAGCAGCGGCCTAAGCGCTCCATCCTGGTGCTGGCGTTGACGGGTGAGGAAGTAGGTTTGCTGGGTAGCCGCTACTACGCCGAACATCCACTCGTCCCGCTCAAACAAACCGTTTTTGACCTGAATACCGACGGTGCTGGCTATAACGATACGACGATTGTTTCGGTAATTGGTCTGGAACGCACGGGCGCAAGAGCCGAAATTGAAACGGCGGCTAAAACGTTTGGACTAGGCGTCTTTGCCGAACCCGCTCCCGAACAGGGCCTTTTCGACCGGTCTGACAACGTTAGTTTTGCCGCAAAAGGAATTCCGTCACCAACTTTCTCGCCCGGTTTCAAAGCCTTTGACGAGGCCATTGGCAAGTACTACCATCAGGCTATCGACAACCCCGAATCGCTCGATTACGGCTACGTTCACAAGTTCTGTCAGGCCTTTGCGTACGCGGCTCGTCTGGTCGCCGATCGGCCAACGCGTCCCCAATGGTCGGCGGGCGATAAGTATGAAGCGGCTGGAAAAGCCTTGTATGGGCAATAG
- a CDS encoding YceI family protein — MNYLITRGYVLATLLLCAFVNPMAKRKLIADKALSTVTYAAKHPLHKWEGVSHDVNCAVIYNDETKQPESVAVSMKVSSFDSNNNNRDSHAMEVLDGLKYPNVTFTSSDISVGESGALTANGKLTFHGVTKPVTLRTIRRDANGKMTLTGEFPVNMSDYNIERPSLMGMKTDDDMALRFNVVFTL, encoded by the coding sequence ATGAACTACCTTATTACACGTGGCTACGTGCTAGCTACCCTGCTGCTTTGTGCCTTTGTGAACCCAATGGCGAAGCGTAAACTGATCGCTGATAAAGCACTGTCGACAGTTACGTACGCGGCCAAGCATCCCCTGCACAAGTGGGAAGGGGTTAGCCACGATGTCAACTGTGCGGTAATCTACAATGACGAAACAAAGCAGCCCGAAAGTGTGGCCGTTTCGATGAAGGTGTCCTCGTTTGACAGTAACAACAACAACCGCGATTCGCACGCGATGGAAGTACTCGATGGACTGAAATACCCAAATGTTACGTTTACGAGTTCTGATATTTCGGTGGGCGAAAGCGGAGCACTGACGGCGAATGGAAAGCTGACCTTCCACGGAGTTACGAAGCCGGTTACGTTACGAACGATCCGACGGGATGCGAACGGTAAAATGACGCTTACGGGCGAATTCCCGGTAAACATGAGCGACTACAACATCGAGCGGCCATCCTTGATGGGCATGAAAACCGACGATGATATGGCACTTCGGTTCAACGTCGTGTTCACTCTATAG
- a CDS encoding oxidoreductase — MDTATKKVWFVTGASKGLGLVLVKQLLEQGHAVAATSRNQQELLDAVGTTTSSFLPLQVNLTDESSVQRAIEATIQTLGGLDVVVNNAGYGLSGSLEELTDEESRNNFDINVFGSLNVIRQAMPQLRKQKAGHILNISSVGGFFGSFPGWGIYCATKFAVEGFSESLAAEVKAFGVHVTIVEPGYFRTNFLTSDSMGLPKNQIDAYKEVRESQQFHQQEMNGNQPGDPEKAAAAMIRITTEPNPPLHLFLGQDAYDLARTKLNAVQQELEQWKELTVSTGFTA; from the coding sequence ATGGATACAGCAACAAAAAAAGTATGGTTTGTGACAGGCGCGTCAAAAGGTCTCGGCCTGGTGTTGGTGAAACAACTGTTGGAACAGGGTCATGCCGTAGCCGCCACATCTCGCAACCAGCAGGAGCTTTTGGATGCGGTCGGTACGACAACGTCTTCCTTTCTGCCCCTACAGGTCAATCTCACCGACGAGAGCAGTGTACAGCGGGCGATTGAGGCAACGATTCAAACGCTGGGTGGCCTGGATGTCGTCGTTAACAACGCGGGTTATGGCCTATCAGGTAGTTTGGAAGAATTGACCGACGAGGAATCGCGCAATAATTTCGATATTAATGTTTTTGGCTCACTCAACGTCATCCGGCAGGCAATGCCTCAGCTGAGAAAACAAAAGGCCGGTCATATTCTGAATATCTCGTCGGTTGGTGGTTTTTTTGGCAGCTTTCCGGGCTGGGGGATTTACTGCGCAACCAAATTCGCGGTGGAAGGCTTCTCGGAATCGCTGGCCGCCGAAGTCAAAGCGTTTGGCGTTCACGTCACGATTGTCGAGCCGGGTTATTTCAGAACGAACTTCCTAACGTCAGATTCAATGGGTTTACCCAAAAATCAGATCGATGCGTACAAAGAGGTTCGGGAATCGCAGCAATTTCACCAGCAGGAGATGAACGGCAATCAGCCGGGTGACCCGGAAAAGGCCGCAGCAGCCATGATTCGCATAACAACCGAGCCTAATCCCCCCTTGCATTTGTTCCTGGGTCAGGACGCATACGATTTAGCGCGTACGAAGCTAAATGCCGTTCAGCAGGAACTGGAACAATGGAAGGAGCTTACGGTCTCAACCGGGTTTACGGCCTAA
- a CDS encoding UDP-N-acetylglucosamine 4,6-dehydratase family protein, translating to MKQFLPAQAEYLLGRPVIQFDDTVVNKQVLGRVVLITGAAGSIGSELVRQLLCHKPRQIVLLDQAESALYDLLVRLSSEPGSGGLLTGHIADITDLVRMRHVFARYQPDIVFHTAAYKHVPLMEEHPYEAVKTNVLGTKVVADLAVRFSVQKFVLISTDKAVNPTSVMGATKRLAEMYVQSLTADSSTRFIITRFGNVLDSAGSVVPLFKRQIEAGGPVTVTHPDISRYFMTIPEACQLVLEAVALGYGGEVFVFDMGQPVRIVDLACRLVQLSGYEVNKEIKLRFTGLRPGEKLHEDLLSADACCLPTDHPKIKKVRLLPADASFLQKAIVQLKLALSDADDTALVRILKEYIPDYVSKNSPYAHLNESLNKVSAA from the coding sequence ATGAAGCAGTTCCTGCCTGCCCAGGCTGAATACTTACTAGGCCGACCGGTTATTCAGTTCGACGATACCGTTGTCAATAAACAAGTTCTTGGACGAGTCGTACTGATAACTGGCGCAGCAGGGTCAATTGGCAGCGAACTGGTACGGCAACTCCTGTGTCATAAGCCCCGGCAAATTGTGCTGCTCGATCAGGCTGAATCGGCTTTGTACGACCTATTGGTCAGGCTCAGTAGCGAACCAGGGAGCGGTGGCCTACTAACGGGTCATATTGCCGATATAACCGACTTAGTACGGATGCGGCACGTGTTCGCCAGATACCAGCCCGATATTGTCTTTCATACGGCGGCTTACAAACATGTGCCCTTGATGGAAGAGCACCCTTACGAAGCTGTCAAGACAAACGTATTGGGTACCAAAGTCGTTGCGGATCTGGCTGTACGCTTTTCGGTGCAAAAATTCGTGCTGATCTCAACCGACAAGGCGGTCAATCCAACCAGCGTAATGGGCGCAACGAAGCGGCTCGCGGAGATGTACGTACAGAGCCTGACTGCTGACTCATCGACCCGTTTCATCATTACCCGCTTCGGCAATGTGCTTGATTCTGCCGGGTCGGTCGTTCCGCTGTTCAAGCGTCAGATTGAAGCAGGTGGGCCGGTAACGGTTACGCATCCCGACATAAGCCGGTACTTCATGACTATACCCGAGGCCTGCCAGCTAGTGCTCGAAGCGGTTGCCTTGGGCTATGGCGGAGAGGTGTTTGTCTTTGACATGGGCCAGCCCGTACGCATTGTCGATCTGGCCTGTCGGCTGGTTCAGTTGTCCGGTTACGAGGTTAATAAAGAGATTAAGCTGCGGTTTACAGGCTTAAGACCCGGTGAGAAACTACATGAGGACTTGCTGAGTGCCGATGCGTGTTGTTTACCGACGGATCATCCCAAGATCAAAAAGGTTCGTTTGTTGCCGGCGGATGCTTCGTTTCTGCAAAAGGCCATTGTCCAGCTCAAACTAGCCCTTTCGGACGCCGACGACACGGCGCTGGTGCGCATTTTGAAGGAGTATATACCCGATTATGTAAGCAAAAATTCACCCTACGCCCATCTGAATGAATCGCTGAACAAGGTCAGCGCGGCCTGA
- the map gene encoding type I methionyl aminopeptidase, with amino-acid sequence MSITSYAEFIGIKKISDAVGTTLRKMREYAQPGMSTKELDEYGRSVLEEWGARSAPKLTYNFPGWTCISVNHEICHGIPSALTILKEGDLVNIDVSAELDGFWADNGGSFVLGADVHNHKPLIDASKRILTKALDNIKGGVKIAEIGRLIETEARKSGYRVIRNLAGHGVGRSLHEEPKEILCCYDRSVTGRFKKNSVVAIETFISTKATYAQDKGDGWTLVGKGGGFVAQHEHTIVVTDGKPIILTEANLL; translated from the coding sequence ATGTCCATAACCTCTTACGCTGAATTTATTGGGATAAAAAAAATAAGCGACGCTGTTGGAACAACGCTGCGTAAGATGCGGGAATATGCCCAGCCGGGTATGTCTACCAAAGAGCTTGACGAATACGGTCGGTCTGTCCTCGAAGAGTGGGGTGCTAGATCAGCTCCTAAGCTGACGTACAATTTTCCGGGTTGGACCTGCATCAGTGTCAATCATGAAATCTGCCACGGGATTCCATCGGCTTTAACCATTCTCAAAGAAGGTGATCTGGTTAATATAGACGTGTCGGCGGAACTTGACGGATTCTGGGCCGACAACGGCGGGTCGTTTGTGCTGGGAGCCGACGTTCACAATCACAAACCGCTGATCGATGCGTCAAAACGCATTCTGACTAAAGCGTTGGACAACATAAAAGGCGGGGTGAAGATTGCCGAGATCGGTCGTCTTATCGAAACCGAAGCCAGAAAATCCGGCTATCGGGTAATTCGGAACCTGGCTGGTCACGGTGTTGGCCGGAGTTTGCACGAGGAGCCAAAGGAAATCTTGTGCTGCTACGACCGCTCGGTTACGGGGCGCTTCAAAAAGAATTCGGTTGTCGCCATTGAAACGTTTATATCCACCAAAGCGACGTACGCCCAGGATAAAGGCGACGGGTGGACGCTGGTTGGTAAAGGCGGTGGTTTTGTGGCGCAGCACGAACATACCATTGTCGTGACGGATGGCAAGCCAATCATTCTTACGGAAGCGAATCTACTCTGA
- a CDS encoding LysR family transcriptional regulator: MLDFRLNVFYTVAKRLSFTKAAAELYVTQPAVTKHIQELENQFGTALFDRRGNQISLTAAGSLLLRHAETIVATYRQLEFDMNALKGQPGGTLRLGASTTVAQYVIPPVLARFHEYSADISISLLSGNTEQVEQQLLKSDIDLGLVEGRTHHSDIRYTPFVKDELVLVCRADHPLADRDEITLDELKTVPILLRERGSGSLEVIEHALRGVGLRLTDLTVEMQLGSTESIKSYLGSSRCMAFVSIFAVQDKVRTGILKVLDVQGLSIQREFYSIQLQGVTEGLADTFMRFARQHYKRN, encoded by the coding sequence ATGCTTGATTTTCGATTAAACGTTTTTTACACCGTTGCCAAGCGGCTCAGTTTTACAAAAGCGGCTGCCGAACTGTATGTGACGCAGCCCGCCGTAACGAAGCACATTCAGGAACTCGAAAACCAGTTTGGTACCGCTCTTTTCGACCGCCGGGGCAATCAGATCAGTCTAACGGCGGCTGGTAGTTTGCTGCTTCGCCACGCCGAAACCATCGTCGCTACGTATCGCCAGCTGGAGTTCGATATGAACGCCCTGAAAGGACAGCCCGGTGGTACGCTTCGGTTGGGAGCCAGCACGACAGTTGCTCAATACGTTATTCCGCCTGTACTCGCCCGTTTTCACGAGTATTCAGCTGATATTTCGATATCGCTACTGAGCGGTAATACCGAGCAGGTTGAACAGCAGTTGCTCAAGAGTGATATTGATTTGGGGCTGGTTGAAGGGCGAACCCACCACAGCGATATTCGCTATACACCCTTTGTGAAAGACGAACTGGTGCTGGTTTGCCGGGCCGATCACCCCCTGGCCGACCGAGACGAGATTACGCTGGATGAGTTAAAGACAGTACCTATTTTGCTGCGCGAACGCGGTTCTGGCTCGCTGGAAGTTATCGAACACGCGCTTCGGGGTGTGGGCCTTCGCCTGACCGATCTGACCGTAGAAATGCAGTTAGGTAGTACCGAAAGCATTAAGTCTTACCTGGGCAGTTCGCGGTGCATGGCTTTTGTATCGATCTTCGCCGTACAGGACAAAGTACGAACCGGCATCCTGAAGGTGCTCGATGTACAAGGGCTTTCCATCCAGCGGGAATTTTATTCAATTCAGCTGCAAGGCGTTACGGAAGGGCTGGCCGATACATTCATGCGCTTCGCCCGGCAGCACTACAAGCGAAACTAA
- a CDS encoding DUF2480 family protein gives METEIINRVANSGLVTLDLEDYYHPGERVVYDLKDNLYMGLILKEKDFRAFLKEHDWTQYAGKNVAVTCTEDAIVPTWAYMLLTIQLQPYANMIVFGSLTDLEDKLYFDAIARINPADYEGVRVVVKGCSKVPVPTAAYVEITRVLRPVAQSLLFGEPCSTVPLYKRPKA, from the coding sequence ATGGAGACTGAAATCATCAATCGCGTTGCCAACAGCGGTCTTGTCACGCTCGACCTGGAAGACTATTATCATCCCGGCGAACGGGTTGTGTATGACTTGAAAGATAACCTGTATATGGGACTGATTTTAAAGGAAAAAGACTTTCGAGCGTTCCTCAAAGAACACGACTGGACCCAATACGCTGGAAAGAACGTGGCCGTCACCTGCACAGAAGATGCCATTGTGCCGACCTGGGCGTATATGCTGCTGACAATTCAGCTTCAGCCTTACGCGAATATGATCGTCTTTGGTTCGCTGACTGACCTGGAGGACAAGCTTTACTTCGATGCTATCGCCCGCATTAACCCGGCTGATTACGAAGGAGTGCGTGTTGTCGTGAAAGGATGCTCGAAAGTTCCGGTGCCGACGGCGGCTTACGTAGAAATAACGCGTGTGTTACGACCTGTGGCTCAGAGCCTGCTTTTTGGTGAGCCTTGTAGCACAGTTCCCCTGTACAAACGCCCGAAAGCCTAG